atTAGAAATTGGTTAGAATCGATTATAATTGGTCTAAATTGATTGAAATTAATTGTAAATCTATTAAATTAAGCAATAATGTTAATACAAGTCCATTAGTTTGtctaattgtttttgttttgtatatctaattttgataattcatcaagataattttattattaaatccaaaacttaaaatatgCATAGAATAAATCAATAACTAGTTAAGTCTTGATTTGGCATAGCTCCAGATAATCTGTTTAGTCAATAGTTCTTACAAAGCGTCTAACTACTAGCTAGtggttttttttacttttttaccaGCTAatgatttcttgaacattgttgtttctcatttctcttgaaaaactatattttacgATGATAATGCAGTAGCTTGGTTGGTTTAGTGGAATAAGTGTTAGAGAATCTCTAAGAACTAGTATATACTGTGCTGACACGACCTCTCTCTTTTAATTTCAGATGTGCTTTCTCATATTCGCTGGGAACAATGGAGAAACCTACTTCAATACAGGGTCACTAGTCTCTGGTGTTCAAAACTTCCCCAAGAGCAGAGGTCCAGTGGTGGGTATCCTCAAAGGGTTTGCTGGACTAGGCGGTGCCATCCTCTCTCAGATATACACAATGATCCACTCTCCTGACCCTGCTTCTATCATTCTGATGGTTGCTGTTGCGCCTGCGGTTGTTGCTGTCTCCCTTATGTTCTTCATCAGACCCGTTGGTGGTCACAGGCAGCTCCGTCCCACCGATGGAGCCAGCTTCACTTTCATCTACGGTGTCTGCATTCTCCTCGCCGTCTATCTCATGGCCGTTATGCTTATTGAAGATCTCGTCGTTGTCAGCCACAACATTGTCACCATTTTCACCATTGTCTTGTTTGTTATTCTCGTTGTACCGGTCTTGGTACCGATCATGACGAGTTTCTTCATGGACTCAAACGGTCCTGTTGATACGGTAGAAGAACCTCTTGTCCCTAAACCGGAAGAAGACCAAGATCCAGGACTGCGGACACCTGACTTGATCTTGAGtgaagtggaagatgagaagcCAAGCGATGTGGATTTGCTTCCTGCCTCAGAGAGGCATAAGAGAATCGCTCAGTTGCAAGCGCAGCTGATGCAGGCAGCTGCTAGAGGAGCTGTCCGTGTGAAGGGGCGCAGAGGGCCGCACAGAGGGGAAGATTTCACTCTGATGCAGGCACTAGTGAAGGCAGACTTCTGGCTCATTTTCATCTCCCTGCTCCTCGGTGGTGGTTCCGGTTTGACTGTGATTGACAATCTTGGTCAGATGAGTCAGTCTCTTGGTTATAACAACACTCATGTGTTTGTGTCTATGATTAGCATTTGGAACTTCCTTGGACGTATCTCAGGCGGTTATTTCTCTGAGCTCGTTGTCAGGTTTGTTAAGATCCTCATTTTCATCTGTTTATTGTGCTCTGTGAGCTGAATCTTGAGGATAGAATTAGTGATCGGTTGATTCTGAGAATACCCGAAAGTTTATCCGCTTAGTCTTTGAATCCCCgaaaaataagttttcttaaatTCGTCGAGATTTTTGTAGATCTACCGAAAACATCAACAAAAATAATGATTTCtaacttttattaatcaaattataaaCCGAATACAAATTTAAACATATACGGAAATTTAtcctattaataaatattaaactagataaattatttgaCATATTTTCCATATATTCTATCTACATCACTCTGTTTCTGATCGAGATACATGATGTGCAGAGACTATGCGTACCCAAGACCAGTAGCATTAGCCGTGGCTCAGGTAGTAATGGCTATAGGAAACGTCTTCTTTGCTTTCGGATGGCCTGGAGCTATGTACATTGGCACTCTCTTGATAGGACTAGGGTACGGTGCTCACTGGGCTATTGTACCAGCTACTGCCTCTGAGCTCTTTGGCCTTAAAAACTTTGGAGCTTTATACAACTTCTTGACTCTAGCCAATCCAGCTGGGTCCCTAGTCTTCTCTGGTATGATTGCAAGCACTATATACGATATggaagcagagaaacaagcaCACGGGTCTGTTTTTAATCCCGATGATGTCCTTAAATGCGATGGGTACATATGTTACTTCTTGACGTCACTCATAATGTCTGGGTTCTGCATCATCGCTTGCATCTTGAGCTTGATTCTGGTGCGTCGTACCAAGCCTGTTTACACTCAGCTCTATGGCAAGACCCGCGTCTGATATGTTAAGTTGTTTTATATCTGTGTATGATCATGCTCTTAGCTTCTTTATTCTTTGGTTTTGTCTTTGCGGATACAGATGTTTTTATTCTGTGTCAATTTTTGTTGTTGATGTTgtcaatttttgtttgttgatttcatttaaaaaaattataaaaattgaagTTGTAaggatttgaaccaaaaaaaaataaaaaaaaaattgaagttgtAAGGAAGGAAAATATTGAGATTCTATACaaagtatatttaaatatattatgtaatcAAATTTTTGTGAGATGggcctttattttatttttgcaaaaAATTAACCAACTTTATATTCGTCCTCCCACATTGGAAGAAGCAGAAATAATAGAGTCTCATATATAGCTAAGAAAACAATAGTTGAGTCGCCGAGCTTAGTAACGCAAGCTTGTCATCCTAGTGGAGGCTCTAAAGGTAATTAGCACAGTTGGGATCTCTATGTCGGCCCCGTGAGAAGAGTTACCCCAAGGTCCCCCAAGCCTGTTCCAAGCCCTGAGCCTGCGCATCGTAACACTGTTTCACTTAGGCTGCGTGCGGGAGTGTTGGGTGAGCCGACAAGTCCCTTATCCGAGTCTAATAAACAGGGCCACAGGGGCTGTGGGCTTTCGGTAAGCGAAGCACGCAAACAGGTTCGTAACACTGTTTCAACCACGGTATCTCACTTAGGCTGCGTGCGGGAGTGTTGGTCCCTGATCCGAGTCTAATAAAGAGAGATGTGTGGGCTTTGGGTAAGGAAGAGGCAAACAGGCAAATCATTGTGAACGTACCAAGAAACTCTCACGGAGAGATGACAACTGTACTAATTAccttttttgttctttattaaattttaagtaaATCAACAATGGAGACTTCTTTTCAAGCATTACCTAAACCAATTTAGGTATAAATAAGAAAGAGGCCGATACTATGTTTAGGCTCTTAACTTTTTTGATTCATTGAACTTGAGTTATCAAAATTGGACCAATCAAATTAAGTTTGGTGTTGTTTTAGCACAAATAACTCGGCTTAtaggtagtttaatttaatttaattttattatagcaATGGGCCTTAGTTGGGCCGGAGCCGAGCAAATGTTCAGTTTGGTGAGACGAAAACGAAGTTAGTTTGAATTTACACTTGAGAGCTAACGGGGAGGGCGATGGCTATGGGGATGGCGGTGGGGGAGTTAGGCTTTCCGTACTGGAATCCTCTCCGGCGAAGGTTTCCTCCCGATTCTCCTTTCTTCGCTTCCGGAAACGTCGAGCGCGAACTACTCGCTAAACAGGTACGGAACGTACTCCTTGTGGCTTCTGAATCGGATGCTGTTCTTAGGTTATAATAATACTCTACCATGATCCGATGTTCAATCTAATTTAGCTTATCGTTTActcattgatgatgatgatgttattCGTATTAGCTTTGGCTGGAAGAAACTTTCAATTTTTGGTCTTCTAAGTTTGGATTTCATCTCATTGTTCTATTTCGATTTTGATGAACCGTTTAGCATATTTGTCATCTACAAAATTATATGCTTGCAAGAGTTGAGTTCTAAGGAGGATTTGAATATGCAGGTGGCTTTGGACTTCACAGAAGATGAGATCACCAATCTGCAAACTATAGTGGAAACGGAAagcaggtttttttttttattactattcTATTCACTGATGAGCTCGTTGGCTGTGATTGTTTTATCGTTTTAGTAATGTAAAGAATTGATTTTTCAGATTACATTGTTTTTTTAGTGACCAGTAAAAAATATAgcaattgttgttttttttcacTGATCAAGTTCATGTAGACTAGTTTCATTTTCAAATTTGGTTTACAATTCTCCGCAATGGTCATGagctttgattgttttgagcAGAAGAATCTCCTGTCCCATTGTTGGCTGCCCTGAGCGTCTGAAGTCTCTGGATAATTTTGAAGATCACTATAAGACACGGCACACTGCGTCTTGTTCAGTATGCTCAAGGGTCTACCCTACTTCTCGCTTACTAAGTATCCACATCTCCGAAGCGCATGACTCTTTCTTTCAAGCTAAAGTTGCTCGTGGTTATGACATGGTATGCACTTATCTCCTTGTGTAGCGTTTTGAGGCAGAGTTATCAAACTGTAGTGACTGTGATAGCGCTCCTGTCATTGTTTTATATGGATGGCTTTTAACCTTCACCTGATATCCAATCCTGAATCTTCCTTTTTATGCTCTCATGAACATAATTTTGCAGTACGAGTGCCTCGTGGAAGGGTGTGGATTGAAGTTCAAAAGCTACAAAGCACGGCATCGCCACTTAATTGACAAACACAAGTTCCCAACGACGTTCGAATTCTTCAAGAGGACCCAACTCTCTAAGAAGCGAAGAGAGAAACTCCAGAGGCAACGTGTACCAAAGCTGAAGCACgaggaagacaaagaagaagcttCGTCAGATGCCATGGAAGTGGAAGACAAAGCCAGTCTTGACGGTCTTGTCTCAGCACTGTCCACGCTCACCACCTCAGACACAACTCCTTCGAATGTCAGCTTCGGGAGACGCCATGGTCGTGGGCTGACCTTTGTTCCACGCTCTGTTCATAGGGAAAAACCAACCAACTCTTCGTCTACACCCGGGTCAAAGACTTAACTATGGTCTTATGGTTCCTCCTAGTCTAAGGCTTATGTAAGATGgtgaagaaaaaaatttctttctctACTAACATTGTTAACGTTTGAGTGAGTCTATGAAGAATGCATTTGAGTACCAAACGATATAAATCAATGTGTTCACATCTCCTTGCGAAAAAAAGTGTTTATGATCTCTCTCAAACAGAT
The window above is part of the Brassica napus cultivar Da-Ae chromosome C3, Da-Ae, whole genome shotgun sequence genome. Proteins encoded here:
- the LOC106418517 gene encoding zinc finger protein 511-like — encoded protein: MAMGMAVGELGFPYWNPLRRRFPPDSPFFASGNVERELLAKQVALDFTEDEITNLQTIVETESRRISCPIVGCPERLKSLDNFEDHYKTRHTASCSVCSRVYPTSRLLSIHISEAHDSFFQAKVARGYDMYECLVEGCGLKFKSYKARHRHLIDKHKFPTTFEFFKRTQLSKKRREKLQRQRVPKLKHEEDKEEASSDAMEVEDKASLDGLVSALSTLTTSDTTPSNVSFGRRHGRGLTFVPRSVHREKPTNSSSTPGSKT
- the LOC106418450 gene encoding protein NUCLEAR FUSION DEFECTIVE 4-like gives rise to the protein MASTTREKFLSFINNRWLVFVAAMWIQSCAGNGYLFGSISPVIKSSLNYNQKELARLGVAKDLGDSVGFIAGSLSENFPLWVALLVGAVQNLVGYGWVWLIVTGRAPVLPLWAMCFLIFAGNNGETYFNTGSLVSGVQNFPKSRGPVVGILKGFAGLGGAILSQIYTMIHSPDPASIILMVAVAPAVVAVSLMFFIRPVGGHRQLRPTDGASFTFIYGVCILLAVYLMAVMLIEDLVVVSHNIVTIFTIVLFVILVVPVLVPIMTSFFMDSNGPVDTVEEPLVPKPEEDQDPGLRTPDLILSEVEDEKPSDVDLLPASERHKRIAQLQAQLMQAAARGAVRVKGRRGPHRGEDFTLMQALVKADFWLIFISLLLGGGSGLTVIDNLGQMSQSLGYNNTHVFVSMISIWNFLGRISGGYFSELVVRDYAYPRPVALAVAQVVMAIGNVFFAFGWPGAMYIGTLLIGLGYGAHWAIVPATASELFGLKNFGALYNFLTLANPAGSLVFSGMIASTIYDMEAEKQAHGSVFNPDDVLKCDGYICYFLTSLIMSGFCIIACILSLILVRRTKPVYTQLYGKTRV